In Poecilia reticulata strain Guanapo linkage group LG15, Guppy_female_1.0+MT, whole genome shotgun sequence, the sequence taaaagggCAACTGGCTTCTGCTTGGAACTGGTGCTTGACAATGTGATAATGTTTTTGGATGGTAAAAACAGCAGGGAACCTAAACTGCCTTTTAAAAAAGGTGTGGGATGTCCTCCCCAAATTACTTCTGTGATTATTTACCAAAAGCAGTGTATCATTCCAAGCCACTGAAAAGCAAGACAGATATGTTATACTACGTATATTGCATTCCTTTCAGAGACTGGTGCTGATTCTTCAGCACTGAACTTGATGAGTCAGCAGGTTCAGATCGCCAGTCTGCTCTAACTTCTGCTTCTTCAGCAGAagtcaagttttaaaaagagagaaaaaaacttaattaaaacttgAAGCCTGCACAATAACCACTAAGATTTCCATGACAATTCTagattgtgatttatttattctcaaagTGAGAATAAAATTTCACATCTTGGTCTATTCTCAACAACTTTCTTCTGCAGGGTTCAACTCCATCTTTGTggaataaagacattttcactAATGCCTACAGTAGAAATGGTGTGTATGTCAATCTGTGCAGAAATGGAATAGCAGTCATGTGACATCTGTTCAGGCAGTAACATGTTTAAGCTATGGTGGACTGACACAAGGACagcaatattattatttttttgtccatgaGTGTatcagcagcaaagtgacaggcaaaTGGAAGCATGTAGActgacacacacgcacgcacgcacacacacacacacacacacacacacacacacacacaggtgaagATGAAGATGCATAACTAAAAGAAATGACTGTACAGTAAAGGCTAATTTACgacatttaaaatttactgTACAGTTGAAGAAACGGCATATTTAGattcaaagaaatgtgcaactgagtaagataattttaaaaaagtggataaaaatCAATATATGGATGTAAATCAATAGAGTGTTGGTCTTATTACAGAATATACATAAAGTCCCATCggaaagtatttacaccccataaatacagatttgaatatcgtttttatgtttgaaacacaacacacaaaataaCATATGATGGCaaagacaaacatattttagatatttttatacatttgtaaaaagaaaaaaagtaaaaatataccCTTTTCTAAAGTACTTAAAATTGAGATCAGGTGCATCTTATTTCCATTAATCCTTCAGATCCTCCTGCAGAGTTCACCTGGAGTAAGTGGAGCTAACTGAGCGTGAGTTAGAAATAAATCCACTTGTTGCTTTAATTTTGCAGAAACATCTGCAATAGATTGTTAGAACAGATATACAACAGTCTCTGGTCTGATAAAGGTGAAGTAGATCTTTTTTGGCCTAGTATATTTTAAGCTTTATGTCTTGACAAAAAGCAGCCACTGCTCAGGACCTGACTAACACCACCACTGTAaagtatggtggtggcagcatgacGCTGTGGGTATGAACCTCTCCTCCGGGTAACTTGTCATTAAAGtgacaaaggagaaaaacagagacattTCTCAAGAAAAACATATATGACAGCTTGTAGAGAAAATGGTGGAAAATTTCTCAAAAGAAAGGCTTGtagagacacacaagacaaagCGATTTACAGAACAGCTACCGTGCAAAGACGTGATGCAAGAAAGTAGTCTCTCTTTAAACAATGTTCACACTCAGCCACcactttgttgcagtttataTTTTACGGTGAGCAAATCATCAGATGTAAGCTTGCTAAATGGTGTGCAACCTTTTCCCACAGGAGACATTAGAAAAGCATCTAGTATCTTTGAAGAAGCAAAGGGACGCTGTGAAACACAGACTGAAGAAACTGGCAACCCGTCAGTCAGAAATCACTGTGAGTTTTACTCTGATTTCTGAAAAAGGCTCTATCTGTGTAGAGATTTTAACAGATTCTCTACGAATGACCCCCCAGCAgaatttcatttgatttcaaTGTCTACTGCACCTAGAAAAAGTCTGCAGCGATAAGAGAGAATGTAGCGATGAAATATCAGGAGATCCAGATGGTTCTGGAGGAGGATCTGCGGCTCACCTTGTCCCACCTGGAGATGGAGGAGAGGGCTGCCGTCTCTGCCTTGGATGGACTGATGGAGAGAAACTGTGCTCTGATCCAGGAAATAGAGCAGGACTTGGCCAGACTTTCTTTAGTTTTGGAGCACAGTGACACGGAGCCCGATTCTATggtaaaaaaccccaaaaaaaacatatatgagAGTTTAAATGTAAAGAGCAAAAACCTACAGCTGACCTAGATTTTCCACTATTTCTCAGTCGTTCGTTTTAGATGCTGAACTGGACGACACAGAGACAGTAGATAGGTATGGATAATTTCAACTCCTATTTTGTGATTCTTCACAAAGTTTTCCTCTCCAGAGAATTATAAgaggattttatgtgaagaccaacacaaagtagtgcacaacTGAGAAGTGCAAGGAAGGTAActtatggttttaaaaatctgaaaagtgtggtgtacatttttttcacccCTCAGAGTCTAATATTTTGTGGAACCATATAAAACACTTAAAGTTATAGTTGTTGCACATCTAGAAATTGTTTTGCCAATTTAGATCGTTCTCAGTCAGATAAGAGGAGGAGCAATCTGACAAGAAGGAAATAACACTCTGCAGCATGAttctaccaccaccatgttttacagaGGGGATTGTCTGTTCAGGGTTATGAACATTGCAAGTTTTTCCCCATGCATACAAATTTGCAAGTAGgacaaaaagtttaattacAGCCTTGTCTGGTCAGACCTCATGGCTTTCTTAATGCCACTCTTTGGTAGAAGATTTGTAGATCACACCACTTgtttcctgtcaacagattctcccagcTGAGTGGTGGATCATTGCAGTTGACATGAGTCTCTTGGCTCCTTctctatttaatttttctttcttacaatTACTTATTGTGTAATCATTTATTGTAATGATTGTCGtgacgattaatcaaatattgaaaaatctttttttgcttAACTTATGAATTACCTTGTGTTGATCTaccataaaattcaaataaaataaactgaagtttgtACTTGTggcatgatttaaaaaattctgctaaaaaaaaactttagcagGAAGTTTCAAGGCATTATGCCAATATGTAATACTTCCTTCATGGTTTTCATTCGTCAGAGTGTTGGATGTCCTCAACCAATCAGATCCCAGCAGTGTGAACCTCGATGAAGCTAAAGCTAATCAGATCCTCAGCCTCACCAACAGCATGCTGCTCCTTGTCTACTCGCAGACCCCGTTAATAAAGAAGCTCCTGAAAAGCTGTCAGTTCCCACATCACCTTCCTTCATTACACCGCTATCTCTTTAGGAAACATTTTATGCTGAGTTTTCCCCATTTGTGCCCAGATTCCAGTGAGGTGCACCTGGACCCAGAGACGGCCCACCCAAAGTTGGTCATCTCCCCTAAATGTGACAGCGTCTCCTACACAGACGCCTGGCAGAAACTCCCTGACCAACCGGGACGGTTCGACACCACCCTCAACGTCATCAGTCTGCAGGGCTTCAGCTTTGGCCGCCATTACTGGGAAATTGATGTGACTGGGAAGACGTACTGGGAGCTTGGTGTTACCTATCCCTCCATTCCTCGCAAAGGCATATCTGAGGAGTGCTGGCTGGGTCGGGGTGCCGTGTCCTGGTGTGTGGAGTTCTTCGATGGGGAATACACTGCCTGGCATGGAGGGGTGCCTCACCAACTGCCTTTTACGAAACGTTTCTGTCAAATTGGTGTTTTGTGCAGCTTCCCTGCCGGGCTGGTGACGTTTCTAGAAGCGGATAAAATGACACCACTGTTCTCATTCTGTGCTGGAACCTTCTCTGAGTGCCTCCACCTGGCCCTGTGTCCTGGTCACAACCACAGCGGCGCCAATTCAAGTCCTATTGTAATCTGTAATGCATCGTCTCCTACAAGTGACCTGTAGCTGAATAAGAATGTACACTAAGAACATGACTTACAAAAATGCAGGGCCGGCACAATATTTTTTAGGGACCCTGAGCAGAATAGGATTTG encodes:
- the LOC103477289 gene encoding probable E3 ubiquitin-protein ligase TRIML1 — translated: MVCNLFPQETLEKHLVSLKKQRDAVKHRLKKLATRQSEITKKSAAIRENVAMKYQEIQMVLEEDLRLTLSHLEMEERAAVSALDGLMERNCALIQEIEQDLARLSLVLEHSDTEPDSMSFVLDAELDDTETVDRVLDVLNQSDPSSVNLDEAKANQILSLTNSMLLLVYSQTPLIKKLLKSYSSEVHLDPETAHPKLVISPKCDSVSYTDAWQKLPDQPGRFDTTLNVISLQGFSFGRHYWEIDVTGKTYWELGVTYPSIPRKGISEECWLGRGAVSWCVEFFDGEYTAWHGGVPHQLPFTKRFCQIGVLCSFPAGLVTFLEADKMTPLFSFCAGTFSECLHLALCPGHNHSGANSSPIVICNASSPTSDL